The following proteins come from a genomic window of Corynebacterium sp. P4-C1:
- the aroC gene encoding chorismate synthase gives MLRWTTAGESHGQALVALVENMPAGVTVSAEEIGHQLARRRLGYGRGARMKFEQDELTLLTGVVHGKTIGSPIAIMIGNTEWPKWTTIMSPDALDYDDPEVAKAMNSGRGAALTRPRPGHADFSGMVKYGFDAARPVLERSSARETASRVAAATVARSFLREVLGVEVYSHVISIGASEPYDGPSPSFSDNDAIDESPVRAYGKDAEESMIAEIESAKKAGDTLGGIVEVIVDGLPIGLGSHVSGETRLDAQLAAALMSIQAIKGVEIGDGFEEARRRGSEAHDEILRDENGVHRATNRAGGLEGGMTNGEQLRVRAAMKPISTVPRALQTLDMATGDAATAIHQRSDVCAVPAAGVVAEAMVALVLARATLEKFGGDSVEETKRNVEAYKQYVSERLAFGGNNND, from the coding sequence CAGGCGCTTGTCGCACTGGTCGAGAATATGCCGGCTGGGGTCACCGTCTCCGCGGAAGAGATCGGTCACCAGCTCGCCCGCCGCCGTCTCGGATACGGGCGCGGCGCACGCATGAAATTCGAGCAGGACGAGTTGACCCTGCTGACCGGTGTCGTGCACGGAAAGACCATCGGCAGCCCGATCGCCATCATGATCGGGAACACCGAGTGGCCGAAATGGACGACGATCATGTCGCCGGACGCGCTCGACTACGACGACCCGGAAGTGGCGAAGGCGATGAATTCGGGCCGCGGTGCGGCGCTGACCCGGCCGCGCCCGGGCCACGCGGATTTTTCCGGGATGGTCAAGTACGGATTCGATGCGGCACGTCCGGTGCTGGAGAGGTCGTCGGCACGCGAAACCGCGTCCCGCGTTGCGGCCGCCACGGTAGCGCGGTCATTCCTGCGTGAGGTGCTTGGCGTCGAGGTCTACTCGCACGTGATCTCCATCGGCGCTTCCGAGCCGTACGATGGCCCGTCCCCGTCGTTCAGCGACAATGACGCGATCGACGAGTCCCCAGTCCGCGCCTACGGCAAGGATGCGGAGGAGTCCATGATCGCCGAGATTGAATCGGCGAAGAAGGCGGGAGACACACTCGGCGGAATCGTGGAGGTCATCGTCGACGGCCTGCCGATCGGATTGGGCTCCCACGTCTCCGGCGAGACCCGCCTCGACGCGCAGCTCGCCGCTGCTTTGATGAGCATCCAGGCGATCAAGGGCGTCGAGATCGGCGACGGTTTCGAGGAGGCCCGCCGCCGCGGTTCGGAAGCCCACGACGAGATCCTCCGCGATGAGAATGGCGTTCACCGCGCAACGAACCGCGCGGGCGGTCTTGAAGGCGGCATGACCAACGGCGAGCAGCTCCGCGTCCGTGCGGCGATGAAGCCGATCTCCACAGTCCCGCGCGCGCTGCAGACACTCGACATGGCGACGGGGGATGCAGCCACCGCCATCCACCAGCGTTCCGATGTCTGCGCCGTGCCCGCCGCCGGAGTCGTCGCCGAAGCCATGGTCGCGCTTGTGCTTGCACGTGCGACGTTGGAGAAATTCGGCGGCGACAGCGTGGAAGAAACGAAACGCAACGTTGAAGCGTATAAGCAGTACGTGTCTGAGCGTCTCGCGTTTGGAGGAAACAACAATGACTAA
- a CDS encoding shikimate kinase: MVHGSPRVVLVGPPGAGKSTIGRRLARAMNLPLVDSDDLIAKGEGKPTGEVFSDLGEERFREVEAEYVARSLASGGVVSLGGGAVLTESTRRLLQAHNVVWIDVSVEEGVRRTSGNDFRPVLNADDPVAHYRALLESREPFYREVAMHRVRTDSRPPQRLVAEILSLIDTL, from the coding sequence GTGGTCCACGGTTCGCCGCGCGTTGTTCTGGTCGGCCCGCCCGGCGCCGGCAAGTCGACAATCGGCCGCCGTCTCGCCCGCGCCATGAACCTGCCGTTGGTCGATTCGGACGATCTGATCGCCAAGGGTGAGGGAAAACCCACCGGCGAGGTCTTCAGTGATCTGGGGGAGGAGCGCTTTCGCGAGGTTGAGGCAGAATACGTCGCTCGTTCGCTGGCATCCGGTGGAGTAGTCAGTTTGGGCGGTGGGGCAGTGCTCACCGAGTCCACACGGAGGCTGCTCCAGGCGCACAACGTTGTCTGGATCGACGTCTCCGTTGAGGAAGGCGTGCGCCGCACCTCCGGCAACGATTTCCGCCCAGTGCTCAATGCCGACGATCCCGTGGCGCATTACCGTGCGCTGCTCGAGTCCCGTGAGCCCTTCTACCGGGAGGTGGCCATGCACCGTGTGCGTACCGATTCCCGCCCGCCGCAGCGGCTCGTCGCTGAGATTCTCTCGCTGATCGACACCCTCTAG
- the aroB gene encoding 3-dehydroquinate synthase produces MAEIQVAGPSPYTVRIDHGLDGQVAQRIAESGARQALIVHQEPLAGAAEALRARLEGVGLSAALAPIPDAEDGKSLAVAGQLWDTLGEKNFSRQDAVVGLGGGAATDLAGFIAATWMRGIKVVQVPTTLLAMVDAAVGGKTGINTAAGKNLVGAFHEPDSVFIDLDRLDTLPEAEFVSGSAEIIKTGFIADPVILDIYRAGGSVPTDKIAELIERSVAVKASVVTQDLKESSLREILNYGHTLGHAIEKREDYRWRHGNAVAVGMMFVAKLARNRGLIGDDVVDMHREILEAVGLPTTYEVGAFDELYEGMTHDKKNRNGQIRFVALDGIGSTTRIEDAGIEELRTAYTELSQ; encoded by the coding sequence ATGGCCGAGATTCAGGTCGCAGGACCGTCCCCGTACACCGTCCGGATCGACCACGGGCTGGACGGCCAGGTGGCGCAACGCATCGCTGAGTCAGGTGCGCGTCAGGCACTGATCGTGCACCAGGAACCGCTCGCGGGTGCGGCTGAGGCGCTCCGTGCGCGCTTGGAGGGCGTAGGCCTCAGCGCGGCGTTGGCTCCGATTCCGGATGCGGAAGACGGGAAATCGCTCGCTGTCGCCGGGCAATTGTGGGACACACTCGGCGAGAAGAATTTCTCGCGTCAGGATGCTGTCGTTGGCCTTGGCGGGGGAGCCGCCACCGATCTGGCTGGTTTCATTGCCGCCACGTGGATGCGCGGCATCAAGGTCGTCCAGGTTCCCACCACATTGCTGGCGATGGTCGACGCCGCCGTCGGCGGAAAGACCGGCATCAACACTGCCGCAGGCAAGAACTTGGTCGGTGCGTTTCACGAACCGGATTCCGTGTTCATCGACCTCGACCGCCTGGATACCCTGCCGGAGGCGGAGTTCGTCTCCGGCTCCGCCGAGATCATCAAGACGGGGTTCATCGCTGACCCGGTGATCCTGGACATCTACCGCGCGGGAGGCAGCGTGCCCACCGACAAGATCGCGGAGCTCATCGAGCGTTCCGTCGCGGTGAAAGCTTCGGTTGTGACACAGGACCTGAAGGAGTCCTCCCTGCGCGAGATCCTCAACTACGGCCACACTCTCGGTCACGCCATCGAGAAGCGGGAAGACTACCGCTGGCGCCACGGGAACGCGGTGGCGGTCGGAATGATGTTCGTCGCAAAGCTGGCGCGCAACCGCGGGCTCATCGGGGACGATGTGGTGGACATGCACCGCGAGATCCTCGAAGCAGTCGGTTTGCCCACGACCTACGAGGTGGGTGCGTTCGATGAGCTGTACGAGGGCATGACGCACGACAAGAAGAACCGCAACGGGCAGATCAGGTTCGTCGCCCTTGACGGGATCGGCAGCACCACCCGAATCGAGGATGCGGGCATCGAGGAGCTGCGCACCGCGTACACTGAGCTTTCACAGTGA